The Solibacillus sp. FSL R7-0682 genome includes a window with the following:
- the prmA gene encoding 50S ribosomal protein L11 methyltransferase, protein MKWTELSVLTTHEAVDAITNILHEAGASGVVIEDSKELDKERIDKFGEIYALNPEDFPKTGVIVKAYLSASSFLAETIEEIKLAIANLVNFDINIGENVLTLCEVDEEDWSTAWKQYYHPVKISERFTIVPTWEDYKPVSTDELIIELDPGMAFGTGTHPTTVMCLQALEKVIQEGHTVVDVGTGSGVLSIGAAMLGAKSVHALDLDEVAVTAARENVALNKMDHLVEVFHGNLLDTVKEPADVVVANILAEIIMSFTDDAFSIVKPGGLYVTSGIIGAKKDEVKVTLEQSGFIIEEVLMMEDWVAIISRRP, encoded by the coding sequence GTGAAATGGACAGAGCTTTCAGTTTTAACGACACATGAAGCAGTAGATGCGATAACAAACATTTTACATGAAGCAGGCGCAAGTGGCGTTGTAATTGAGGATTCAAAGGAATTAGATAAGGAAAGAATCGATAAGTTTGGTGAAATTTATGCATTAAACCCAGAGGATTTCCCAAAAACAGGTGTCATTGTGAAAGCTTACTTATCTGCATCAAGTTTTTTAGCTGAAACGATTGAAGAAATTAAACTTGCAATAGCTAACCTTGTAAATTTCGATATTAATATTGGTGAAAACGTACTTACACTATGTGAAGTAGATGAAGAGGATTGGTCTACAGCTTGGAAGCAATATTACCACCCAGTAAAAATTTCTGAACGCTTTACAATTGTGCCAACTTGGGAAGACTACAAACCAGTAAGTACGGATGAACTAATTATTGAACTAGATCCAGGTATGGCTTTTGGTACAGGGACACATCCAACTACGGTTATGTGTTTACAGGCACTAGAAAAAGTAATTCAAGAGGGGCATACGGTAGTTGATGTAGGTACAGGATCTGGAGTCCTTTCAATTGGCGCAGCGATGCTTGGAGCTAAAAGTGTTCACGCACTTGATTTAGATGAAGTAGCAGTAACAGCTGCACGGGAAAATGTCGCTTTAAATAAAATGGATCATCTTGTAGAAGTTTTCCATGGTAATCTACTAGATACTGTAAAAGAACCGGCTGACGTAGTTGTTGCAAATATTTTAGCGGAAATCATTATGTCATTTACAGACGATGCCTTTTCAATCGTAAAACCAGGAGGACTATACGTCACTTCAGGGATTATCGGTGCCAAAAAAGATGAAGTAAAGGTAACACTTGAGCAATCCGGCTTTATCATTGAAGAAGTATTAATGATGGAAGACTGGGTGGCAATTATTTCAAGACGCCCATAA